Proteins from a single region of Pseudophryne corroboree isolate aPseCor3 unplaced genomic scaffold, aPseCor3.hap2 scaffold_641, whole genome shotgun sequence:
- the LOC135036328 gene encoding gastrula zinc finger protein XlCGF17.1-like: MLSPDCDIKDNDSRQDSPGANPITPIIHPALSAGPSDPGKCSPDHSDIGASVTALTVDTEFPCAIDAKCFTQNTKPINPHTGKAGERPLICTECEKCFTYKSDLVIHQRSHTGEKPFPCSECGKCFASKSDLIKHQRSHTGEKPFSCSECGKCFTRKSYLVTHQRTHTGEKPFLCSECGKGFANKSDLVKHQRSHTGEKPFPCSECGKCFTRKSYLGTHQQTHTGEKPFLCSECGKCFANKSNLVIHHRSHTGEKLFSCSECGKCFTQKPHLVIHHRSHTGENPFPCSECGKGFAHKSHLVKHQRSHTGEKPFSCSECGKCYTQKSHLVRHQRTHTGERPFPYSEK, encoded by the coding sequence atgttatccccggattgtgacataaaagataatgacagtagacaggattctccaggagctaaccccattaccccaattatacatccagctctatcagctggtccctctgatcctgggaaatgttctcctgatcactctgatattggtgcatctgttacagctctgacagtagatacagagtttccctgtgctatagatgccaaatgttttacacagaacacaaagcctattaacccacacacaggtaaggcaggtgagaggccactgatatgtactgagtgtgagaaatgttttacatacaaatcagatcttgttatacatcagagaagtcacacaggtgagaagccatttccatgttctgagtgtggaaaatgttttgcaagcaaatcagatcttattaaacatcagagaagtcacacaggtgagaagccattttcatgttctgagtgtgggaaatgttttacacggaaatcatatcttgttacacatcagcgaactcacacaggtgagaagccatttctttgctctgagtgtgggaaaggttttgcaaacaaatcagatcttgttaaacatcagagaagtcacacaggtgagaagccatttccatgttctgagtgtgggaaatgttttacacggaaatcatatcTTGGTACACACCagcaaactcacacaggtgagaagccatttctatgctctgagtgtgggaaatgttttgcaaacaaatcaaatcttgttatacatcacagaagtcacacaggtgagaagctgttttcttgctctgagtgtgggaaatgttttacacaaaaaccacatcttgttatacatcacagaagtcacacaggtgagaacccatttccatgttctgagtgtgggaaaggttttgcacacaaatcacatcttgttaaacaccagagaagtcacacaggtgagaagccattttcttgctctgagtgtgggaaatgttatacacaaaaatcacatcttgttagacatcagcgaactcacacaggtgagaggccatttccatactctgagaaataa